AGCGCCGGACGGAACCGCTCACCACCCTTTGGACATGGCAAGATCCGCACTTCTAGATCGAGAATGCTCAGCGCTTCGCGCACCTTGCGGCAGAACGGACAAGCCTCGAACTCGTAGAGCTCCAGTTGCTTTTCCGGGCGCGCGCCCAGCTTCCCCACCGCGCCGCCACTTCCAAGACGGCCAATGGAAATGAGCACCGATGTGGTCACGTCGAGTGTTCGATTCACTTGGTTCTCCCTGTGAAGATCTGGACGACTCAACGGGTTTAGGCTGATCGCTTTGCGACCAGTTCGCTCATTCGATCGATGTCTTCCAGATCACAAGTCGTCGGAACGAGCATGGTTTCTTCACAACCGAGTTCTTCCATCGCGTCGAGGGATTCGTTGATCGCATCCGCGGTGCAGCGATTGATGTTCTTCGCCATGGCCTTTCCGAGTTCGGGACTCAGCACCTTGAGGTAGTCATAGACGTAAGTCTGCATTCGCTGTGCCCCATTGTCGGCAAGGGTCGCCCAGAAGCCGGCGATACGTTGGGGCGGCGCACCGCGTCCCGCGTCTTTCCACGCTGCGTCGGCCATCGTGATCATGCGTTCGATCTCAGTCTTTTCGCCGTTGCCCGACCACATGTACAGGCCATCCGCCCATTCGGCGGCGCGGCGCGTGGCCTTGGGCCCCATGGTCCCCGCCCAGATCGGGGGGCCACCCGGTTGAATCGGGGTCGGACCGACTTCATCCCCACCCGCCAGTGGAGGTTCGCCCTTCCAGATTTTTCGCATGGTCGCGATCTGCTCGTCCATCCGCGCGTGCCGTCGCTCGAAGGGAGCGGCGACCGCTTCGTAGTCCATCGGCCGCCCCCCCACGCCCACGGTGAGCGTCACGCGACCGTTGCTCAACACGTCGAGGGTGGCGATCTCCTTGGCAGCCCAGACGGCGTTATGCATGGGCAGCACGTAGAGCGAGGGTACGATTCGCACCCGTTCGGTCAGCACCGCCGCGGCACCCAGTACGGTCCGCATCTCGACCGTATGGGAGGTGATGCGCTCACCGCAGGTCAAACTCGAGAAAGGTCCATCGTCAATGGCCCGAATCCAGGCGATCAATATTTCTCGGTTGAGTTCGCGCTCCATGTAGGGAAGACAGACGCCGATCTTCATATCTCATCGTTCCTTTTGATCTTGGCTTTGGTCTTGGCTCGGGTCGCGAGAGAGACATGATAGCTCGGCGTCAGACAATGATGGGCTGTCCTTGAATCCCCTCATCGGATCTGAAACGCAACTCGAGAATTGATTCTTTCGCGGCCTTCGCGCCCTTCACGCCCTTCACGCCCTTCACGTAGAAGACCACCAGGTTCTGCGGCACTCAGCTTTCGAAAGAATTGTCCGGGAGAGGAACGATCTCGGCGTTCGGGCCGAGTTGCTCACGGGTACTGAGAATTTGCTCCACGCCGGGCATCGGACGGCAGGTGACGAGGAACTGAAATGCGAAGGCGCCGGGCCAGATTCTCGCCAGCAGCCCCGTCACACTTTGTAGGAAGCGACCCAATTTCCCACCGATCACGGATTCCCAGGGAATTGCAACGGGGTCGATGCTTTCGATCGCATAGCCACAATCGCGCAGGGTACGGCGCAGGGATACCCGGTTGAACAAGCGTCGGTGCTGGATGTCGAGAATCCCGCGATCGGTGTAGTTGAAGCGCCCGAAGAGCAGACCGATTCGATTCGAGATGAATGCCACATTGGGCGTGATGACGATCATCAGGGGTGGCTTCTTTCCGGGACGAAGCGCGCGACTGCAGTTGCGCAGATCGAGCAACAACTGCTCTGGGTTTGGCAGCTCTTCGATTACGTCGAGCAGCAATACCACGTCCGCGTCCAGCGCATCGAACGGGAGAGGGTGGTTGAGGTCGGCCTTCTCGAAGCGGTCGACGGATCCGACCTCGGGTTCACTGAGATCTACACCTGTGACCTCGATTCCCTTTTCCCGGCAAGCGCGCGCGACAATGCCCGACCCGCAACCGAGATCGACGATCCGTGCGGGCGCTTCACGCTCGATGACCGCGAGGGCACTGGTGTGGGCGGTATCCATCCCGTAGACCTCGTAGTGACCGGATCCCTTTTCGAGATCGCGGAACTTGAGCGAACACAGCATGCCCAGGCGATGCAAGCGATAGCGAATCGTCTCCCGCAGCACGTCCTTGCCGTACTGCACTCCATCTACATTGCAGTCCTCTTCACCGTAGTGGGTCGGGATGTCGAACTCTTCGATGTGCGCGCCAATGTTGGCAGCCTGCAGGAGCATCTCGGTATCGAAGTGATATTCGTTTGTGTTGACTTCAAAAGGAACGCGTCGCAAGAATGCAGAGGAGTAGGCGCGATAACCGGTGTGATACTCGGAGAGGTCGAGGCCGGTCAAGTAGTTCTGAAACGAAGTCAGCCCCATGTTGGCGATGATCTTGTAGAGCGGCATGCCACCCGCGCGCGCACCAGCGATGTTGCCCATCCGGGTACCGAGCACGACGGCGGCTCCGGTGCGCTCCCAGATGTCGATGAACTTGGGAAGCATCTCGGGGGCGTACTGCGCGTCGCCGTGAAGCAGAATGGTGAATTCGAAACCCGCTTCCAGCGCGTAGCGATAGCCGAGTTTCTGATTGCCACCGTATCGCTGGTTGACCGGGTTGCGGGCCACGGACACGTTGCCGATTTTCCGGACTTCGATCCAGCGCTGCAGGACTTCAGCGGTGGCGTCGCCCCCAGCGTCGTCTATCACGAGAAACTGGATGCGATCATTGTTGAACAACTCCTCGGGAATACGTTCGAAGAGCCCTTCGATGAGCCGTTCGTGCTGGTAGGCGACGACAAAAATCAAGACTTTCGAAGAACGCCGATCCAGGGCTTCGGCTTCGGTCTGTTCGAGATCTTGGTCTTGCATCAGGAGGCCACTCACCTTTCGTTCTCTCGTCTCTACGACGCATTGTAAGTCACAACCTCGACCCCGACGAGCGCAAACTTTACTTCAGCATCGCGCATCTACTCGGCAACTACTGCAACGGCCGGCTCTAGCCGCGCCCTCCGCAACCACTTCCCCCTCAATTCTTCAAAGTACGTTCCTCATGCAAGCGGGTGAGCTTCAAACGCCGAATCTTCCAATGCCCGTTCTGTCGCACATACTCTTCGTGGTAGTGCCCGTACCCGACCAAGAGATAGTCGGGATGGTCCACCCGGTCGGTCATCGCCCAGATCCCCTTCGCATGATCTGCGTCGATCAACTCGATCTCGGGCATGTGCCCCTGGTGACAAGTGACGGCACCTTCTAGATTGGCAATCAATCCCGCAAGGATCGCGTCGCGCCCTTCCATCACTTGTCCAGCTTCGGGCCCCCACTGCAAGATCGCATCCTCGGTAAAGACTTCGGACAGCGCATCCCAATCCTGTGTATCGAGGAAGCGAAAGTATCTGGCCTTGAGCTGCTTGATCTGCTCGAAGGTCATGAAGTCGGAGTCGCTCATCGGAGGACTTCCTCCTTTTTTATTGGGTTGTCTTCCGCCTCTTGGCGAATCGCATGGCCACATGGCATTGACAAGTTATCTCACCCCAAATCTGCGGAGATCGATAGGTACCGCACCCCACGGGGGCCGCATCGAGGTTGCCATCGAGGGAAACTGTTCTGCGCACGGGTTTGAAATCACAACCGGCAAGTCGAGCCATGCAATGTTTCTGCACACCGGAGAAGTTCAAGATCGCATCAGACCGAACCCAAGGCTCGCTCCCGGGGTCAGCTTGTGATTGAATCCGCCTGAATTTCGCTGGCTTTCTGGCGAGCTTGCCGATCGAGGAACGGAATGCAGGAGCGTGTGGAACGGAGTAGAACCGGCATCTTGGGCCTGGCCATCGCCGCCCTGACGGTCGCGATCGCGATCGTTCCTTCGCTGGGTGTGGCGGCAATAATTACGGTGGACACCTTCGACAACGGGGCTGGCTCCAGCACTCTCGGAGAACGGACGCTTACTTGGGCAATCAACGAGTCGAATTCGAATGGTGAGGGTTTCAACACCATCGTTTTCGATTTCACACTCGCCGAACTCGTCGCAGCCGATAAAGACAACACTATAGAAGGCGAACCCGAAGAAGACCAGGTCATCACGTTTGAAATCACCTTGTCACCGGATGAAATTCTTGAATTCAACTCCGAGTTGACCATCGATGGCAACAAATTAGTTGCGGCCATGGGCGGCTATTTCTTCGACATCGTAAAAACCGACTCCAATGGCAACGCGGGACTCGCATTTATAGCCCGCGAGGATCTGACGCTGATCAACGTGGGTATGCGCGCCGATGCACTCGTCGCGAACCGCACACTCAATGATCCCGACGACACAATCGATATCATTTTTGAGATCGGTATTAATTTCGTGCATGACATCACTGGGGAAATCAAAGAGTTTTATTTCAACAACCCGCGCGGCGAAGAGATGCGATTGGTAAAGACGGGCTTCGGAGAACTCGCGTTGCTCGCGAAGATCGAGACGCCTGCAGACGGCATCGAGCTTACCTACACCGGGGGCACCCTGCTCGTCGACGGTGTCCTGCGGACGGATACCGACAGCCTTGAAGGGGATATCGAGATCTGTGCCAATTCAGACGGCTCCGACGGCTTCACATCGTCCAACTGCGACAGGGCGCTGCTGATCTTCGAGATGCCATCGCTCGTCGTGGAGGGCGCGATCGACCCGCGCCCCAACCCACCGGTAAACGGAACCTACGCCGGGAACATTACGGGCGATATAGACGGAACCGGCACAGCTAGCTTGAACGGCAAGGTTATAAAAACCGGCGTTGGCAGCCTCACCCTGACGGGCACAAATACATACGTCGGGGGGACGTACATATTTGAAGGTGAGGTCATTGGGGACACCGACGCAATTCAAGGGGATGTCTATATCTGCCCGGGTATCGCGAGTATCGAGAAACTCACCGACGAAGTTGGTAAACCGAGTTTGGTGTGCAACGACGATCCGGGTGACCAGGCTCAGCTGACGTTCGACATTTCAACCGACAGCACCTTCGGTGGCACCCTCAATGGGCAAGGCATCGTCGCAAAAGACGGCGCAGCCAAGCTCACCCTTGTCGCCGATCAAACAAACTTCGGTGGAAATTTAGAGATCAACAGCGGAGTGCTCGAGCTCGACACGGTGCTGGGAACCGATGGCATCGACGAGGTCGATGTCGCAGTAAACAATGGCGGCACCTTGTCCGGCTCGGGCACGATCACAGGAAGCCTGGAGGTCAAATCGGGGGGCATCTTCGATCTCACCGATCAGAAGCTGACGGTCTCGGGTACAAGCGCCAAGATCGCTGACGGTGGCGTCATCGCGATCCACATCGACGGCACCACCACGCCAGGTAGCCTAGTCGTAGCGAACACCGTCATATTGGATGGCGGCGCAGTAGGAGTGGATTTCGACGCCGACTACGTCGACACACTCACCGACGGGGACCCGCCGATCAGTTATACGATCATAGACGCGCGCAACCCCATCGACTCCACCGAAATCCTGACGGGAGGCTCTTCGGAAGACGGAATTCTCCACAGTAATGCGCTCTTCAAGCTATCCCTGGAGTACATTGACAACCCTTCCCAATGCTTCCTTAGGGGGGTGTGCCGCGTCAACCTCGTCACAGAATTCGAGCCCATGCTCGTGGACGATGCTGTAACGAACAATCAAAAGGCCATCGCCCGGGTGCTCGATGCGGCTTACGACTGCGCAAACTCGATCGGGGGTTGCGTCATCGACATGGATCTCGCCACCGACTTCAGAGATCTCTACGGTGACTTTGCGGTGACCTCCGAAGAGATTCCCGACATTCTCGACACAATTGCCGGAGAGGAGTACGCAGCCTTTTCGGATGTTCGATCGGCCGCGACGGCGCGTTTCAACCGCAGCATCTCTCGGCGCTTTGACCTGGAATTCACCGTCGCTTCAGATGCCGACGCGGAGTCGTCTGAAGGCAATGAATCCGAACCCGCGGTCGGCGACGTGTCTGCAC
This portion of the Myxococcales bacterium genome encodes:
- a CDS encoding LLM class flavin-dependent oxidoreductase: MKIGVCLPYMERELNREILIAWIRAIDDGPFSSLTCGERITSHTVEMRTVLGAAAVLTERVRIVPSLYVLPMHNAVWAAKEIATLDVLSNGRVTLTVGVGGRPMDYEAVAAPFERRHARMDEQIATMRKIWKGEPPLAGGDEVGPTPIQPGGPPIWAGTMGPKATRRAAEWADGLYMWSGNGEKTEIERMITMADAAWKDAGRGAPPQRIAGFWATLADNGAQRMQTYVYDYLKVLSPELGKAMAKNINRCTADAINESLDAMEELGCEETMLVPTTCDLEDIDRMSELVAKRSA
- a CDS encoding glycosyltransferase, which translates into the protein MSGLLMQDQDLEQTEAEALDRRSSKVLIFVVAYQHERLIEGLFERIPEELFNNDRIQFLVIDDAGGDATAEVLQRWIEVRKIGNVSVARNPVNQRYGGNQKLGYRYALEAGFEFTILLHGDAQYAPEMLPKFIDIWERTGAAVVLGTRMGNIAGARAGGMPLYKIIANMGLTSFQNYLTGLDLSEYHTGYRAYSSAFLRRVPFEVNTNEYHFDTEMLLQAANIGAHIEEFDIPTHYGEEDCNVDGVQYGKDVLRETIRYRLHRLGMLCSLKFRDLEKGSGHYEVYGMDTAHTSALAVIEREAPARIVDLGCGSGIVARACREKGIEVTGVDLSEPEVGSVDRFEKADLNHPLPFDALDADVVLLLDVIEELPNPEQLLLDLRNCSRALRPGKKPPLMIVITPNVAFISNRIGLLFGRFNYTDRGILDIQHRRLFNRVSLRRTLRDCGYAIESIDPVAIPWESVIGGKLGRFLQSVTGLLARIWPGAFAFQFLVTCRPMPGVEQILSTREQLGPNAEIVPLPDNSFES
- a CDS encoding nuclear transport factor 2 family protein, producing the protein MSDSDFMTFEQIKQLKARYFRFLDTQDWDALSEVFTEDAILQWGPEAGQVMEGRDAILAGLIANLEGAVTCHQGHMPEIELIDADHAKGIWAMTDRVDHPDYLLVGYGHYHEEYVRQNGHWKIRRLKLTRLHEERTLKN
- a CDS encoding autotransporter domain-containing protein; the encoded protein is MQERVERSRTGILGLAIAALTVAIAIVPSLGVAAIITVDTFDNGAGSSTLGERTLTWAINESNSNGEGFNTIVFDFTLAELVAADKDNTIEGEPEEDQVITFEITLSPDEILEFNSELTIDGNKLVAAMGGYFFDIVKTDSNGNAGLAFIAREDLTLINVGMRADALVANRTLNDPDDTIDIIFEIGINFVHDITGEIKEFYFNNPRGEEMRLVKTGFGELALLAKIETPADGIELTYTGGTLLVDGVLRTDTDSLEGDIEICANSDGSDGFTSSNCDRALLIFEMPSLVVEGAIDPRPNPPVNGTYAGNITGDIDGTGTASLNGKVIKTGVGSLTLTGTNTYVGGTYIFEGEVIGDTDAIQGDVYICPGIASIEKLTDEVGKPSLVCNDDPGDQAQLTFDISTDSTFGGTLNGQGIVAKDGAAKLTLVADQTNFGGNLEINSGVLELDTVLGTDGIDEVDVAVNNGGTLSGSGTITGSLEVKSGGIFDLTDQKLTVSGTSAKIADGGVIAIHIDGTTTPGSLVVANTVILDGGAVGVDFDADYVDTLTDGDPPISYTIIDARNPIDSTEILTGGSSEDGILHSNALFKLSLEYIDNPSQCFLRGVCRVNLVTEFEPMLVDDAVTNNQKAIARVLDAAYDCANSIGGCVIDMDLATDFRDLYGDFAVTSEEIPDILDTIAGEEYAAFSDVRSAATARFNRSISRRFDLEFTVASDADAESSEGNESEPAVGDVSAPGPTWKALGSGARNTRSYRDYRNSRNAWRRQGRPLKDPMPIARHSGKGGFTAWLDVHGVFGELGGGSNADDIDYSIFGPLFGLDYGVSEHITMGVTMGYTRNEMNTPGSATKGSGDTFQGGAYVGAVFESFHLVGSARYAYSDLEARRRVRFNTLDRTATADFDARDTSIFLEAAYHFKPMGNVIIQPMISLAYDHLDQASFDENGAGSLNLQIDKQVFDTVQTSLGVRIAMFGRDTEGRYLLPQFRIAYEREWLDNDRSMSATLPTAGPMGAFQIKGAALPRDRVVIGVSSEVGVSDRINLFVDYDLRAGTDLLEHSLAFGFRAIW